The Chloroflexus aggregans DSM 9485 genome segment TGGGCCTTGTTCCAGATCGGCGGCCCCTCGGCCTTTGCCCTGATGGTGCCAATTCTGGCCGGCTTTATCGCCTTCTCGATCGCTGACCGGCCCGGTCTAGCGCCCGGCATGATCGGCGGAATGCTGGCTTCGTCCACCGGTTCGGGTTTCCTTGGCGGCATTTTGGCTGGGTTCATCGCTGGCTACGCTGCGCTGTGGCTCAACCGCAACCTCAACCTGCCCAAGACGCTGGCCGGTCTGAAGCCGGTGCTGATCCTGCCCTTGCTCAGCTCGCTGTTTGTCGGGTTGCTGATGGTCTACGTCATCGGCCAGCCAGTCAGCTCGGCGCTGAACGCCCTGACCGCGTGGCTGCAAAGCATGGAGCAGAGCAGCGCGCTGGTGCTCGGTCTCGTCCTCGGCGCGATGATGGCGTTCGATATGGGTGGCCCGGTCAATAAGGCCGCCTACACCTTCGCGACCGGTCTGCTGGCGTCGCAGGTGACAACGCCGATGGCGGCGGTGATGGCCGCCGGCATGACCCCGCCGCTCGGTCTGGCGCTGGCTAGCTTGCTGTTCAAGGATCGCTTCACCGTCGAAGAGCGCGAGGCGGGTAAGGCGGCGGCAGTGCTCGGCATCTCGTTCATTACCGAGGGCGCGATCCCCTTCGCCGCCAAGGATCCGTTCCGCGTCATTCCCTCGATTATGGTCGGCTCGGCAGTGGCCGGCGCGCTCTCGATGGTCTTCGGCGCGACGCTGGCGGTACCGCACGGTGGGATCTTCGTGCTCCCCATCCCCAACGCGGTCGGTAATTTGCCGATGTACATCGTTGCAATTTTGGCCGGTACGTTAGTCACTGCCGGGATGCTCTACGTACTCAAGCGCCCGATCGCTGGCGTGAGCGAGAGCGGGGCGGTGGTGGCGAGCCAAGGCGCGGCTGACTAGTAAGGGGCAAAGGAAGCAAAGGCGAGAGCAT includes the following:
- a CDS encoding PTS fructose transporter subunit IIC, with protein sequence MALIVAITSCPTGIAHTFMAAEGLQRGAESLGHTIKVETQGSVGAENTLTAADIVAAEVVIIAADTKVDLSRFAGKRIYETSTKAAIHDGAAVIKTALEQAKPKTAGAVAPASADLVDQVAAAKAARAAGVAGPYKHLMTGVSYMLPFVVAGGLLIAIAFAFGGIYVYEDANRGTLGWALFQIGGPSAFALMVPILAGFIAFSIADRPGLAPGMIGGMLASSTGSGFLGGILAGFIAGYAALWLNRNLNLPKTLAGLKPVLILPLLSSLFVGLLMVYVIGQPVSSALNALTAWLQSMEQSSALVLGLVLGAMMAFDMGGPVNKAAYTFATGLLASQVTTPMAAVMAAGMTPPLGLALASLLFKDRFTVEEREAGKAAAVLGISFITEGAIPFAAKDPFRVIPSIMVGSAVAGALSMVFGATLAVPHGGIFVLPIPNAVGNLPMYIVAILAGTLVTAGMLYVLKRPIAGVSESGAVVASQGAAD